The following are encoded together in the Populus trichocarpa isolate Nisqually-1 chromosome 5, P.trichocarpa_v4.1, whole genome shotgun sequence genome:
- the LOC18099716 gene encoding protein FAR1-RELATED SEQUENCE 5: protein MIINMDHLNVIPFDNISMGSEDDPNTALHLQHHQPHNLDFDFDYPNNNNDDDLLEPTSLSDPNLDPYEGMEFDSEQSARIFYNSYARRVGFSTRVSVYQRSRRDGSIICRQIVCSREGFRREGNENRSKRQRTVTRVGCKAQMTVKKQSSGKWAVTKLVEDHNHELVPPDKVHSLRSHRHVSGSARSLIDTLQAAGMGPSGVMSVLIRESGGINNVGFTKVDCQNYMSTSRQRTLGPGGQAVFDYLKQMQAEDPGFFYAVQGDFENSTGNVFWADANARMNYSFFGDTITFDTTYRTNRYRVPFAPFTGWNHHGQPLLFGCALLLNESESSFVWLFETWLAAMSGRCPISITTDQDRIIRAAVSQAFPGTRLRFCKWNVFREAQEKLSHEYHSHPTFEPEFHRCINMAESIDEFESCWESLLQRFDLSDNEWLQSMYNARQQWVPVYLQDTFFGEMSILQGSDSINSYFDGYINASTNIHNLIKQYEKAMAIRHEKEVKADYDTLNSPPVLKTPSPMEKQAANLYTRRIFMKFQEELVETLAYLATVVDDIGSAITYQVAKFGEDHKVHHVRFNAFEKRASCSCQMFEFSGIICRHILAVFRVKNVLTLPSNYILKRWTRNAKSGIVLDEHTLGLPCNTQESLAARSENLRQEAIKYVEEGAESEHIYNVAMDALHEAIRKVAAAKMCGSAPVQTTVVNGSQQLLSCSLDEDEKIQELTAELEQASQRCEAYRTKLLCVMKDMEEWKLRISVKVQNVRLKMKD, encoded by the exons atgataatcaACATGGATCACCTGAATGTGATTCCCTTTGATAATATCAGTATGGGCAGTGAAGATGACCCTAATACTGCCCTTCACCTACAACACCATCAACCtcataatcttgattttgattttgattatcccaataataacaatgatgatgatttaCTAGAACCCACTTCGTTATCTGACCCAAATCTTGATCCCTATGAGGGTATGGAGTTTGATTCTGAGCAGTCTGCTCGCATTTTCTATAATTCATATGCTCGTCGTGTTGGTTTTAGTACTAGGGTCAGTGTCTATCAGCGTTCTCGTCGAGATGGCTCTATTATTTGCCGTCAAATTGTGTGTTCCCGTGAAGGGTTTCGCCGTGAGGGCAATGAGAATAGGTCTAAAAGACAGCGAACTGTTACTAGGGTTGGTTGCAAAGCTCAAATGACTGTTAAGAAACAGAGTTCTGGAAAATGGGCTGTCACAAAACTTGTCGAGGACCATAATCATGAGCTTGTGCCCCCTGATAAGGTGCATTCTCTCCGCTCTCATAGGCATGTGTCTGGTTCGGCACGGAGCCTCATTGATACGCTTCAGGCTGCAGGGATGGGGCCAAGTGGAGTTATGTCTGTGCTGATTAGGGAATCTGGAGGAATTAATAATGTTGGGTTTACTAAAGTTGATTGCCAAAATTATATGAGCACTAGCAGGCAGAGGACTCTTGGCCCTGGTGGTCAGGCTGTTTTTGACTATTTGAAGCAAATGCAGGCTGAGGATCCTGGTTTCTTTTATGCTGTGCAAGGTGATTTTGAGAACTCAACAGGAAACGTTTTCTGGGCTGATGCTAATGCAAGAATGAATTACAGTTTTTTTGGAGATACTATTACATTTGACACGACGTATAGAACAAACCGATACCGGGTTCCATTCGCACCCTTTACCGGGTGGAATCATCATGGACAGCCTTTGCTCTTTGGATGTGCACTACTCCTCAACGAATCAGAGTCCTCATTTGTTTGGCTATTTGAGACTTGGCTTGCTGCAATGTCTGGTCGCTGTCCCATCTCAATCACAACCGACCAGGACAGAATCATACGGGCAGCTGTTTCGCAAGCATTTCCTGGAACTCGCCTCCGATTTTGTAAATGGAATGTTTTTAGGGAGGCCCAGGAGAAACTATCTCATGAATATCACTCACACCCTACTTTTGAACCCGAGTTCCACAGGTGCATCAATATGGCTGAGTCAATTGATGAATTCGAGTCTTGTTGGGAGTCACTTCTTCAGAGATTTGATCTCAGTGACAATGAATGGCTTCAGTCAATGTACAATGCTCGCCAGCAGTGGGTGCCAGTTTATCTCCAGGATACTTTCTTTGGTGAGATGTCCATATTGCAAGGAAGTGATAGTATAAACTCATATTTTGATGGGTACATAAATGCATCAACTAATATCCACAATCTGATTAAGCAGTACGAAAAAGCAATGGCGATTCGCCATGAAAAGGAGGTGAAGGCAGATTATGATACACTGAATAGTCCACCTGTTCTAAAAACTCCATCTCCTATGGAGAAACAAGCAGCTAACTTATATACAAGGAGGATATTTATGAAATTCCAAGAGGAACTAGTTGAGACGCTTGCTTATCTTGCCACTGTAGTTGATGATATTGGATCAGCCATTACATATCAGGTAGCAAAGTTTGGTGAAGACCACAAAGTACACCATGTTAGGTTCAATGCTTTTGAAAAGAGAGCTAGTTGTAGCTGCCAAATGTTTGAGTTCTCGGGTATTATTTGTAGGCACATATTAGCAGTGTTTAGAGTGAAAAATGTTCTTACTCTTCCATCTAATTATATTCTGAAACGGTGGACAAGAAATGCCAAAAGTGGGATTGTGTTGGATGAGCACACTCTTGGACTGCCATGTAATACCCAAGAGTCCTTAGCTGCTCGCTCTGAAAATCTACGCCAGGAAGCCATCAAATATGTAGAAGAAGGAGCAGAATCAGAACATATTTATAACGTGGCAATGGATGCCCTTCATGAGGCCATAAGAAAGGTTGCTGCTGCAAAAATGTGTGGCTCTGCTCCTGTACAAACTACTGTGGTTAATGGTAGTCAGCAGCTCCTGTCGTGTAGTCTG GACGAGGATGAGAAAATTCAGGAATTGACAGCTGAATTAGAACAAGCAAGTCAGCGATGTGAAGCATATCGAACAAAATTGCTCTGTGTTATGAAAGACATGGAAGAATGGAAGTTGAGGATATCTGTCAAGGTTCAGAACGTGAGACTCAAGATGAAAGATTGA
- the LOC18099717 gene encoding cinnamoyl-CoA reductase 1: MALEKGSVCVTGAGGYLASWVVKLLLSKDYLVHGTVRDPADDKNAHLMKIDQATENLKLFKADLLDYSSLSSAIQGCRGVFHVASPVPFTRVSNPEVEVIEPAVKGTLNVLKACAEAKVKRVVIVSSGSAVLSNPSWPKGQVMDENCWSDKEYCRATKNWYNLSKTEAESEAWEYAKRSGLDVVAICPSLILGPILQSTVNASTMVLIKILKDGCDSLENKLRPIIDVRDVTEALLLAYETPEAEGRYICTAHAIRVKDLVEKLRSMYPNYNYPKSFTEEEQEAVMISSEKLQRLGWSFRSLEETLIDSVENYQKTGLLD, from the exons ATGGCGTTGGAGAAGGGGAGTGTTTGCGTGACAGGTGCTGGAGGGTACCTGGCTTCTTGGGTCGTCAAGCTTCTTCTCTCTAAGGACTATCTTGTCCATGGAACCGTTAGAGATCCTG CGGATGACAAGAATGCTCACTTGATGAAAATTGACCAGGCAACGGAGAATCTCAAACTCTTTAAGGCAGATTTACTGGACTACAGCTCTCTTTCTTCTGCTATTCAAGGATGCAGAGGGGTCTTCCATGTTGCCAGCCCTGTTCCCTTCACTAGAGTGTCAAACCCCGAG GTGGAGGTGATCGAGCCAGCTGTAAAGGGCACACTAAATGTGCTTAAAGCATGTGCTGAGGCAAAGGTAAAAAGAGTTGTCATTGTGTCCTCTGGAAGTGCAGTTTTGTCAAACCCAAGCTGGCCCAAGGGTCAAGTGATGGATGAGAATTGCTGGTCTGATAAGGAATACTGCAGAGCAACTAAG AATTGGTATAATCTTTCCAAGACAGAAGCAGAAAGTGAGGCTTGGGAATATGCAAAAAGGAGCGGGCTTGATGTAGTAGCAATTTGTCCTTCCCTCATTTTGGGGCCAATTCTGCAGTCCACAGTTAACGCAAGTACAATGGTTCTTATTAAGATTTTGAAAG ATGGGTGCGACTCGTTGGAAAACAAGCTTCGGCCAATAATAGATGTTCGTGATGTGACTGAAGCACTGCTTTTGGCATATGAGACACCTGAGGCAGAAGGTAGATACATATGCACGGCACATGCAATCAGAGTTAAAGATCTAGTGGAGAAATTGAGGAGCATGTATCCTAACTACAACTATCCTAAAAG TTTCACTGAAGAAGAGCAGGAAGCAGTGATGATCAGTTCAGAAAAGTTGCAGAGGCTCGGTTGGAGTTTCCGTTCATTGGAGGAAACTCTCATTGACTCCGTGGAAAACTATCAGAAGACTGGACTCCTGGATTAA